The Thalassotalea nanhaiensis genome has a window encoding:
- a CDS encoding diacylglycerol kinase: protein MSDNQSQTNKPNGTGIKRLFKATYCSIKGFKAAWKHESAFRQELVLVLVLFPFSFVIAQSTNHWLVLFFSLIFLLFSELVNSALEALADKVCLEHDELIGRAKDIGSAIVFLALIFLKLVWIIATLQYFSLIN, encoded by the coding sequence TAATAAGCCCAACGGCACAGGTATTAAGCGTTTATTTAAAGCGACCTATTGTTCTATTAAAGGGTTTAAAGCCGCCTGGAAGCATGAATCTGCATTTCGTCAAGAACTTGTTCTTGTGTTGGTGCTATTTCCATTTTCATTTGTAATAGCGCAATCAACTAATCATTGGCTAGTACTGTTTTTCAGTTTAATATTTTTATTATTTTCCGAACTTGTTAACTCTGCATTAGAGGCGTTAGCAGACAAGGTATGCCTCGAGCATGATGAATTAATTGGTCGAGCCAAAGATATAGGCTCTGCCATTGTGTTCCTTGCTTTGATATTTTTAAAATTGGTGTGGATTATTGCAACTTTGCAGTATTTTTCATTGATCAATTGA
- a CDS encoding CNNM domain-containing protein has protein sequence MTLLIVYLCIAIGVSFICSVLEAVLLSITPSFIARTNKVKSRGGQVLTKVKLNLDQSISSILILNTFAHTMGAAGVGAQAIRVFGEKWETLIAFLLTLAILYLSEIIPKTIGATFWRQLAIPSAYAIAFLVKVVFPLVWLSTRLTKLFSSKTNNETSREEVLAVASLSFKDGAIASQENQLVENILKLRDADTEDILTPRSVVHALNENTTVIEALDLEKTANFTRIPVYKDSIDNITGMIIKGQLYENERKGKGNLTLKDIANPLYRISERFPVLNLLDVFIKRQEHMFLVEDHFGQTAGIVTLEDAIETILGREIVDESDKDADMQKLAKANYRQRLREKGSKLSDKDSE, from the coding sequence ATGACATTATTAATTGTTTACTTGTGCATTGCCATCGGCGTTTCTTTTATTTGTTCTGTATTAGAAGCCGTATTACTGTCGATTACACCAAGTTTTATTGCTCGGACTAATAAAGTTAAGTCACGAGGCGGTCAAGTGTTAACTAAGGTTAAGCTGAACCTTGATCAGTCAATATCCAGTATCCTAATTTTAAATACCTTTGCTCATACCATGGGCGCGGCAGGTGTTGGTGCCCAAGCCATTCGGGTGTTTGGTGAAAAATGGGAGACATTAATTGCTTTCTTACTTACTTTGGCCATTTTATATTTATCTGAAATCATTCCTAAAACCATAGGTGCTACTTTTTGGCGTCAACTTGCAATTCCTTCGGCGTATGCAATTGCATTTTTAGTAAAGGTGGTCTTTCCACTGGTATGGTTGTCAACTCGACTTACTAAATTATTTTCCAGTAAAACCAATAATGAAACCAGTCGTGAAGAAGTGCTAGCTGTTGCTTCATTAAGTTTTAAGGATGGGGCAATTGCCAGCCAAGAAAATCAACTGGTCGAAAATATTCTTAAATTAAGAGATGCTGATACGGAAGATATTCTAACGCCACGAAGTGTTGTTCATGCCCTAAATGAAAACACTACTGTTATTGAAGCATTAGATTTAGAAAAAACAGCTAACTTTACCCGAATTCCTGTTTATAAGGACAGCATCGATAATATTACCGGTATGATCATTAAAGGTCAGTTGTATGAGAATGAGCGTAAAGGTAAAGGAAACCTGACTTTAAAAGACATTGCCAACCCTTTGTATAGAATATCAGAACGCTTTCCTGTGCTTAATTTACTTGATGTATTTATCAAACGCCAAGAGCATATGTTTTTAGTGGAAGATCACTTTGGCCAAACAGCTGGCATTGTTACTTTAGAAGATGCTATAGAGACTATTTTAGGGCGTGAAATAGTTGACGAAAGTGATAAGGATGCTGATATGCAAAAGCTTGCCAAAGCTAATTATCGTCAACGACTTCGAGAGAAGGGCAGTAAACTTTCTGATAAAGACAGTGAGTAA
- a CDS encoding outer membrane beta-barrel protein codes for MRKYVTLLLLLLSCFVIKAKAQQDNNNPPRSYFYLGGIIANADTKETFEDQLNLDGSEYSQSDQNAAFGFYIGFNFADKWALESSILVTGGMEERPSTLPIDEVYLTAITVTPVVHIDLTEQVSVYVKAGLGILFYIEDLHKHGDVYRHSDDDYWAGGGLAYGVGIEVDVSENIAFRLGYDAIEADLEADENNHHQNLADVEEEFSMVSMSFHYKFQ; via the coding sequence ATGCGCAAGTATGTAACCCTTCTGCTCCTTTTACTAAGTTGTTTTGTTATTAAAGCAAAAGCACAACAGGACAATAATAATCCTCCTCGTTCCTACTTTTATCTCGGCGGTATAATTGCTAATGCGGATACAAAAGAAACGTTTGAGGATCAACTTAACCTAGATGGAAGCGAATATAGTCAATCAGATCAAAATGCAGCATTTGGTTTTTATATTGGTTTTAACTTTGCAGATAAATGGGCGTTAGAAAGCAGCATATTGGTAACTGGAGGGATGGAGGAACGCCCTTCAACACTTCCTATCGACGAAGTGTACTTAACCGCAATTACGGTAACTCCCGTTGTTCATATAGACTTAACAGAACAAGTATCTGTTTATGTAAAAGCGGGATTAGGAATTTTATTTTATATTGAAGATTTGCACAAACATGGTGATGTTTATCGACATAGCGATGATGATTACTGGGCTGGAGGCGGTCTGGCGTATGGGGTGGGGATAGAAGTTGATGTAAGCGAAAATATAGCTTTTCGTTTAGGGTATGACGCTATTGAAGCTGACTTAGAGGCTGATGAAAATAACCACCATCAAAATTTAGCAGATGTAGAAGAAGAGTTTTCAATGGTGTCGATGAGCTTTCATTATAAGTTTCAATGA
- a CDS encoding DUF2069 domain-containing protein, protein MSTQSISTDNLRKLALFGYFGLLILMPLWLFVLAPSESLSMPLTFVMFVLPLLFPLRGMLKGNPYTFAWANFIVMIYFLHSLTTLWVTSDERILASIELLFATIMFFAGSYYSKYRGIELGLGLKKLKVELKEEREANKK, encoded by the coding sequence ATGAGCACACAATCAATTTCTACTGATAATTTACGCAAACTAGCCTTGTTTGGTTATTTTGGTTTATTAATATTAATGCCTTTGTGGTTATTTGTTTTAGCCCCTAGCGAAAGTTTATCGATGCCATTAACCTTTGTAATGTTTGTTTTGCCATTACTATTCCCTCTTAGGGGCATGTTAAAAGGCAATCCTTACACATTTGCTTGGGCAAATTTTATCGTTATGATTTACTTTCTACATAGTTTAACCACATTATGGGTGACCAGCGACGAACGAATCCTGGCATCTATTGAGCTACTGTTTGCAACTATTATGTTCTTTGCCGGGTCTTATTATTCAAAATATCGTGGTATTGAGCTGGGTTTAGGCTTAAAAAAACTTAAAGTTGAACTAAAAGAAGAACGCGAAGCAAATAAAAAATAA
- the arsC gene encoding arsenate reductase (glutaredoxin) (This arsenate reductase requires both glutathione and glutaredoxin to convert arsenate to arsenite, after which the efflux transporter formed by ArsA and ArsB can extrude the arsenite from the cell, providing resistance.) — translation MLTIYHNPRCSKSRQTLALIEAANAEVEIVEYLKNPPSVETLANLLALLDVEPRAMMRTKEDEYKQQNLADKNISTAELLAAMAATPKLIERPIVVSGEMACIGRPPENVLALLK, via the coding sequence ATGCTAACAATTTATCATAACCCAAGATGTTCAAAAAGCCGTCAAACACTTGCTCTTATTGAAGCTGCTAATGCTGAGGTGGAAATTGTAGAATATTTAAAAAATCCGCCGTCTGTAGAAACATTGGCGAATCTATTAGCGTTGTTAGACGTTGAACCCCGAGCAATGATGCGCACCAAAGAAGATGAATACAAGCAACAAAATTTAGCCGATAAAAATATCAGCACAGCAGAGTTACTCGCTGCAATGGCAGCAACACCTAAGTTGATAGAGCGTCCAATTGTCGTTTCGGGCGAAATGGCTTGTATAGGTCGTCCACCTGAAAATGTTTTGGCACTTTTGAAATAA